Below is a window of Pochonia chlamydosporia 170 chromosome 7, whole genome shotgun sequence DNA.
GTACTCACCATCTCTGCCACCGAAGTCCCTTCCGATTTACCCAAGCAAGTTGTATCAGCTACAGAAGAGACTGTTGAAGTAAAGACGTTGCCCTTCAACGGCAAGTACATGACCACGACGATCacaaagacaactactcgACGATCTACTGTTACAGTCACACTGCAGCACAAGACTGACGCTACGGGAAATGGGAAATTCGACGACGACAGAGTCGTTCCCACTGGATTTTTAAccacgaccaagaagaagcctCAGGGCGCGGCAAATAAGGATGCTGAAGCGACAGAAACATCAGAAAATGTCCCTAGTGCCCCCAGCattggcagcttcaaaaAGTTCACCAACGGCACTGTCAAATTTTCCAACAGCACTATGGGGAACAAAGTCCATCTTAAAAGCCAAAAGATTGCTAATGCGAcaattgatgagaagccTCTCAATGGTACCTTGAATGAAAAGGTGGCAAACGTCAAGAGCGCGGCCGAAAAGCCCACCAAGCACAGCGTTGGGAATAGCAAAACTCACCACAAGACGGCGAGCCTCACTTCCGCCAGTTCTGCCCATCGCCACACCACAGCGAGCAAGGCCATGAACACTCCTCATCTCAAAATGGTGAATTTCACTGCGACCGTCTCCAAGGAAAAGGCTGCCACTAGCATTTCTCACCACGAACTGGTGAAACCCGTCAACTCCAGTGCCGCGGATGAGACCAGCACAACCCAGAAGTCCTTCAACAGCACTTCCACATCAAGCAACAGGACCGCCACAGCCACCTCCATCAGGGAATTCAACAAACCCCCCGAGAAGATCCAAGTCATCACCGTCGTCCCCATGGCCGCCAACGAGTCCTCCACATGGACCGCTCCCACCGAAACACCAACCTTTGTGACAgagaagcccaagccatTTCAGATCGCAACACCAGCCAACGCAACTGTCCCCAGACCGTTCACCGGCTTCACAACAGTCCGGACGCCCATGTCCAAGCGACTGTTGAGGAAGTGAGGTGAGGCAAGAGGAGGGAAAGATGGTGGGAGGGGCAGTAAAGCTAATGACATCAGATTGACAACGACTTTTATTTTGCTTACTGTGTTGTTGTACCAGTTCTCGAATTTGTTTTGTTCGGACTTTTCTTGGGCTTCGGCAGTTATGCGCGCTTGGTCCTAGTACTTATTTTTTCTGCTGGGATTCGTTGGGCTTTATAATGATAATGAGTGGTGGAGAATACGTGGTGGGCGGGACACCCGACTCTGGTAGTACACGGTTCGCACGGATTACGAAGAAATGTTATTCGACTGTTTTTGCTTGAACTGTCTTGGTTACTTTGTCTCGTGTGATCAAGGTTATGTGGTCTGTGAATTCTGTTTCGTAATAAGAACAAAGGCAGTGTCTCAGTCGGGCTTCTTACCCCAACCCATGTAAGAGGATAGACAAGCTGCAGGGGCAGCGGGAAGGAAGGTTCGCACGGTATTTGTCGGAGGGCCCGAAAAGGCGGAGAAGCCCAATAATAAGATTAACCAGCAAGGTGCTCCTCGTTTTCAGGCAACAAAATGGCAGAAAAGTGCGAAGAAAAAAGCCAAggagtttggtctggtgtggaGGTGTGGGAACGTGGCCGGCTCCGATCTCGTCTTCAGTGGCCGGAACCATTCCGGCCAATGAACCAACGAGAAGCCAGATGCGATGCAGATTGGGGCAGATTCAGACAAATTAAGGCCGGGCAGAGTCGGCATCATGTGGGTCTTTTTGGCTTCCATTGTCCTTTCCTTCAtgttctccttcttcaaaCTCCATTATTTCTTGGCCTCGTGACTCCACCACGACTTGACTCCATCACACACGACAACCAGTGCGAGGGAGACCATTGTAAATCATGACCATTTACCCCAGATTGTGGCATAATAAGGATACTATACGCATGTACGGCAGTAAACATAATAGTGAGGAACACACACCGGCCGCCGTGGGCAGCTCTCCTACTCACCGGCCGGCCGAAACAAAGgagcaaaaaaaaagaaaaaaaccGGCGAGATGATCATCGTGCCCCCGAACCGCCGAGTAGCCTCACCGGCATATCAAACTCTTCGCCGCGACAACGAGATGCCTCAACTTTACATTGCAATTTCTCTTACGTGGCCAAAATGCAAAAACGATGAGATTAGCCCCCCCTCCCAATAAACGAGTTGGGCGGAGGGTCTCGCCCTCCGAGATAGCTACACATCGTCGCCGTATCCCCGCTCGTGAGGCCGGAATGCATTCCGGCCAACGGGTACTTAGGCGGCGTCGCGAGTCCGGGTGTTGAGTTTTGAAACCCTGAATCTTTAGACTTTATCACAGACACACTTGATCAAGGTGAACTTGCAAGTtgttattttttttttgttatCTCGTGCCTGACTTATACCCTTTGCACTAGccaccacttacaccactTACACGCATCTTCACTTAcacacaacaccacactcACACACTCACACACTCACCACAATGGGCTCCATTGGCACCACTCCACCCTTCCAAGTCTTGGACGACCCTCGTCCGGACGACAAGTCCCTCCCTGCCTTCATGGTCTCTACCACTCGCGGTTTTCTTCCTCGCATGAACCCCGTCGTCACCCTGCCCAAGGAGTTTGAGCCTCTCGAGTCGTTGCTGCAGCGCATGCCTGTCAAGACTCTGTCCGGCGAGCCTGGCCTCCTCGCTCACAGCAAGctgggtgatgttgtggacAATGAGTTCCCTGATCTGGCGGACGAGATGGACAAGTACAAGGATGACTTGCCCATGATGAATGCCCTGTACCGTGACTACTCCTTCCTGGCCTCTGCTTACCTGCTTGAGCCTTGCCACGAGCGCTTCGTCAGGGGAGAAGAGTACGGTCTCGGCAGACAGACTCTTCCCAAGAACATTTCACGGCCCATCGCTCGCTGCGCAGAGATGTAAGTTTTATGCCCCCTCTTACCTCTTACACAATATATGACCAAGTTTCTGACCATCACAGCGCCGGCTTCATGCCCTTCATGGAATACGCCGGGTCCTACGCCCTCTACAACTACCGTCTTGAAGACCCCGAAAAGGGCCTGGAGTACTCCAACCTCCGTCTGATCCGCGCCTTCGAGCACGGCCTGGACCCAACCTCCTCAGAAGCCggcttcgtcctcgtccacaTCGACATGGTCAAGAACTCGGGCCCCCTCGTCGCCGGCACAGTCAAGTGCCTGGACGTCGGCTCCAAAATCTCCACCCCCCTGGGCAGCGTGCAAGAGCGCACCACCTTCAACGAAGGCCTCGCCGACATCCTCGGCGCCCTCCAGAAGATCAACTCCGTCATGGAGACCATGTGGGGGAAGTCCCGTCCCACAGAGTACACCAGCTTCCGCACCTTCATCTTCGGAATCACCTCGCAGTCCATGTTCCCCAACGGCGTCGTCTACGAGGGCCTCAACGACAACAAGCCCATGTCGTTCCGCGGCGAGAGCGGCGCCAACGACTCCATGGTGCCCCTGATGGACAACCTCCTCCAGGTGCCCATGCCGAACACGCCGCTCACCGAGATCCTCAAGGACTTCCGCAAGTACAGGCCCAGCAACCACAAGGACTTTTTGATGCACGTCAAGCAGGTTTCGGAGAGCAACGACCTGCGCAGCTTTGCGCTCGCTCTCAAGGCGAAGCCTGTGACggacgaggagaaggaccTGGTTCGCGAGTCGCGCAGCTTGTGGCTCCAGATTTTGGATCAGGTGCGTGACTTCCGCTGGAGGCATTGGTGCTTTGCTAGGGAGTATATTCTCAAGAGGACTTCTCATCCTACTGCTACGGGGGGTAGTCCTATTGTGACGTGGTTGCCGAATCAGCTGGAGGCTGTgttggctgagatggtgCACATCAATGAGACTGCGAACAAGGATGATGCGCGTGGTTTGGGCAAGACTTGTGAGAATGTTATGGATGGTGCGTTGCGGCAGCGGGATACCCTGCGGAAGGAGGTTGACAAGTATTGTGCTGAGAGGGGTGTTTCACGGAACTAGGCTGGTGTGGCTGGGTGTATATAAAGAGATGTTTGATAGCAAAAAGTTATTCTATTATTTTGGTTCCTTGGTGTTGCGACGTGGTGAGATGTGTTTGTGTAGAGTTCAGCTCTCAACCTGCTACGTCCGACGCGGGTTTACTTGTGAATCGAAGTCGCTCAAGCTGCCATGTTCGAATGGTCAGTCagagaaaaacaaaaaaaaaaaaaaaaaagtgtaAGGTCGTCCATTTTTAGTAGCTCTAGTCCCCGTGGTTGGAACAGTTGAGTACCAGAATAGTCATACATTCATGCTAAGAGGCAAATATGTGCTTTGCACAGTTGCGCAATACTCGTGTAGTCGCATTACAAAGTTAGTTCCACAGTTGCCAGTGCATATTTAATTCTTGCTATTTCCAAGTCCTGTCCTGTTAGTGAATTGTTGCAACTTGACACTGGCACGATGTCTTACCCAACACACCAAATTCATTCACAATCCCCCTTATTTCACACAGCCATTGTCGGATTCCATTGGTTCAGTGTAAGTGAATCAAGCATTTGTCATGGAGAGAGACCCGCAAGCCGTGAAGCTAACCGCCTTGACCATGCGCTAAGAGAATTTGCCCTCCCACTGCTGGAAACGCACGTCGTGACACTTGAAATGCGCGCTAATAGAAAGATTCGAGTCGTGTTAAGTCATCAAGTATCTCACAGCTCTATAAAATGGTTTTTGAGTCTTCTTACTGGGGGTCCCTTTGTAATTGAAGCTTAGATCTGACCGTGAAGCTGATGGACGTAAAAATCGGGGCGGTTTGTCTGAATAAGCAGCAAGTACATGTCAATCATGTTAGCTCATCCATCCTGCCCATGTCAATTCGACACTTTACTGTTGACAACAACTCAAAACTGACACGCACCActtcctccatcatgccTCCCTCAGCCTGCTGGACGTGCCGACTACGTCGCAAGAAATGCAACCGAGCCAGGCCAATATGTTCGTCGTGCGCAGAGCTCTCCATCACCTGTCACTACAGTGCGACAaaaccagactggatggacGGTGGTGACAAGCAGCAAGACATGGCGAGAGCCATCAAAGCCCAAGTGAAGCAAAGTGCTTCGTCTCGCAAGGAGTCAAACCTCAAAATCAAGGTGTTTGCGACGGAATCCAATCAAGTCTCGCATATTTCACCCTCAGAAAAGCCAAGATCCTTCACGGCAGGCAAATCCTCACCTAGTGCCAAGACCCCAGCCAGCGACAATGCACACGAGGGCTACCCAACCGTGGACACGTCAGACGACTTCTTCATAACGTTATATCTAGATACCGTCTTTCCCGTGCTGTTCCCTTGGTACCAGCCTCCGGCATTATCTGGCGGACGCAGCTGGATTCTCGTCGTGCTCAAGGCCAACAAAGCCATCTTCCACACAACAATGAGCCTCAGCTTGTACTACTTCACCCTTCTGatcgccaaagaagcaagccaCACGGTCCGCACGCCCTGCGAGCAGTACGTCTGGGATAGCTTGGCGAAGCACGTCGACACGTCCATGCAGGTCATTAGACGGGACATGGATAACCTCAACACGACCAAGCAAACTGACGTCTTTCAACGGGCCAGCGCTCTCGAAGGCGTTGTACAGTTGTTAATTTTGGAAACGGCCATGGCCACTGGTGCTGACTGGGATGTTCACCTATCCGCCGCGGTGGCTGTCTTTACTGACATTTTTCGAGAACACGGTACGCGAGATGGCGTGTGCCATCTTCCTTCTGTTGATATGGCCATGCACAAACCTTCTATTCTTGACTCCATCAGACTTAGTGTCCCTGTCTTGGATCCAAATCAGGCTGCTTTGCGGTTTTACTCCGCAATACTTATATATGCGGATATTATCTCTAGTGTTTCGCTTGGTACGGCTCCTCGGCTGCGCTACTGTTACAGGGGCTTGATTGAGGATATGCATGAGGAGCCTAAGAGCGCTGATGGCCCGGGACGGACACTTCAGATGGAGAACTATATTGGGTGTCAGGGATGGGTTCTACTTCTCGTTGGCGAAATATCCGCGCTGGACGCATGGAAACGCTCCGTGTCCCCTAAGAGCCGCACCTGTGAGGCTGAGGAACTCGAACAACGCAGCAGAGTGCttgagttgaagctgcaaCACGGTGAAGATGTTCTCAAAGAACGTTCAAGGTCCTATCTCAACGCTTCAGCCAGAAAGCAGGTTTCCGTAACAGAGGTATGGATACATGCTGCGAAAATATATCTATCCACAGTCAAGAAAGGGTGGGATCCAAATGATCCCGTGATTCGGAGCAACGTGGAATCTGCCCTACTCTTCCTCGGACAACTCTCACCAGAACTTTGTCTGCGCAGTCTCCTGTGGCCATTGTGTGTTTCTGGCTTTTTGGCCACGCCTGAACAAGAACCACTGTTCAGAGAGTATCTTTCGGCGCTGGGGCCTCTGAAGGCTTTTGGTGCTGCGAGACAGGCCCTCCAGCTTTTGGAACGAGTATGGGGGCTCCGTGGTCAGCTAGGTCGGGAGGAATGGGGCATGTCAGACtgctttgaagttggagGGAAGAGAGTCTTGTTGCTTTAAGTGTAAGCGGGACTCATTGTACACTCATGGGTTGAGAATATTTCTGACTCAACACATCCATCTTCCGTGAAGAGTCCCGCGCACGTGAGATTGAAACTGGTGATCTGAGAAATTTTGGCTCAGATCTCTTCGTAAAGACAGCGAGCGCAATGCAAACGCGCGCTTTCTTACTTTAGTTAGGCTTGATCTAGCCGAATAAACCAATCATGGTGAATTGACTACTGCAAGGCAACGGAGTCATGTTCATATTGGAGATAAATAGACGACATGGGCATCTGGATTGCTCGGAGTGCGGGCATTTTTCTCCACTCTAAAATTCCAAGGTACCTCGCTCCCAACTAAATTCCATAAGTGCAGCGACATAGTATATGTACGGTCAGATGCAAAATTAAAATTAGAATACCACAGGCTAAATTTGAGTCTTAGTATCTAATTATCCCGGAAATCAAGGGCAAATCCAAAGCAGATATATTAGCTACTTGTGAGCTGGAGAAGTATATAGCAGGTACGGTGACGTGTCTAGAAGTAGTAATTCATGGGTCATCACGCATCACAAACAATTCTCCATAAATGCACATTGCGACCATGCCGTTTTAGGCAATAGCTGATCTACTGTAAATGCACACCAAGCTCGACGACTCGCGCGCTGGCCGACAAAAGTTAGGTTCCCATTGAAGATGCTCTCATCAAACGAGAAAATGTAGGAATAAGACGTATAGCCGATAAGTTGATTCATAAGCAATGTGTCGTTGAGATTCACTGTTGTGGTTGAAAAGTATATATAAGTCACCGTCTTGCCCTCAACGCATCAGAAATCAGTTcgacagacttgactccCAAACATTCCACTTTTAAATCCTTAAATTCACCTTTATATAAAATGGtcgttgttgct
It encodes the following:
- a CDS encoding indoleamine 2,3-dioxygenase family protein (similar to Pyrenophora tritici-repentis Pt-1C-BFP XP_001940124.1); amino-acid sequence: MGSIGTTPPFQVLDDPRPDDKSLPAFMVSTTRGFLPRMNPVVTLPKEFEPLESLLQRMPVKTLSGEPGLLAHSKLGDVVDNEFPDLADEMDKYKDDLPMMNALYRDYSFLASAYLLEPCHERFVRGEEYGLGRQTLPKNISRPIARCAEIAGFMPFMEYAGSYALYNYRLEDPEKGLEYSNLRLIRAFEHGLDPTSSEAGFVLVHIDMVKNSGPLVAGTVKCLDVGSKISTPLGSVQERTTFNEGLADILGALQKINSVMETMWGKSRPTEYTSFRTFIFGITSQSMFPNGVVYEGLNDNKPMSFRGESGANDSMVPLMDNLLQVPMPNTPLTEILKDFRKYRPSNHKDFLMHVKQVSESNDLRSFALALKAKPVTDEEKDLVRESRSLWLQILDQVRDFRWRHWCFAREYILKRTSHPTATGGSPIVTWLPNQLEAVLAEMVHINETANKDDARGLGKTCENVMDGALRQRDTLRKEVDKYCAERGVSRN
- a CDS encoding Zn(2)-C6 fungal-type DNA-binding domain-containing protein (similar to Metarhizium robertsii ARSEF 23 XP_007821426.1); translated protein: MPPSACWTCRLRRKKCNRARPICSSCAELSITCHYSATKPDWMDGGDKQQDMARAIKAQVKQSASSRKESNLKIKVFATESNQVSHISPSEKPRSFTAGKSSPSAKTPASDNAHEGYPTVDTSDDFFITLYLDTVFPVLFPWYQPPALSGGRSWILVVLKANKAIFHTTMSLSLYYFTLLIAKEASHTVRTPCEQYVWDSLAKHVDTSMQVIRRDMDNLNTTKQTDVFQRASALEGVVQLLILETAMATGADWDVHLSAAVAVFTDIFREHGTRDGVCHLPSVDMAMHKPSILDSIRLSVPVLDPNQAALRFYSAILIYADIISSVSLGTAPRLRYCYRGLIEDMHEEPKSADGPGRTLQMENYIGCQGWVLLLVGEISALDAWKRSVSPKSRTCEAEELEQRSRVLELKLQHGEDVLKERSRSYLNASARKQVSVTEVWIHAAKIYLSTVKKGWDPNDPVIRSNVESALLFLGQLSPELCLRSLLWPLCVSGFLATPEQEPLFREYLSALGPLKAFGAARQALQLLERVWGLRGQLGREEWGMSDCFEVGGKRVLLL